The Halogranum gelatinilyticum genome includes a window with the following:
- a CDS encoding universal stress protein has translation MTLVVVPVRYPLTSHSRATLAEAIEVAEDRDAELTVLHVNLYQDSDGVTRTELKRAVEREFGQVPRTRYVVRRGFLVEETILEEVAAEGADVVVIGSKQAGRWRRTLRRFLDDPDIESFLREKLDCTVITVRAS, from the coding sequence ATGACACTGGTCGTGGTTCCCGTCCGCTACCCCCTGACCAGCCACTCGCGAGCGACGCTCGCGGAGGCCATCGAGGTCGCCGAAGACCGCGATGCCGAACTGACTGTCCTGCACGTCAACCTCTATCAGGACAGCGACGGGGTGACGCGGACAGAGCTGAAACGCGCGGTCGAGCGGGAGTTCGGACAGGTCCCCCGGACGCGGTACGTCGTCCGTCGGGGCTTTCTCGTCGAGGAGACGATTCTGGAAGAGGTGGCCGCCGAAGGGGCCGACGTGGTCGTCATCGGCTCGAAACAGGCAGGCCGCTGGCGACGGACCCTCCGTCGGTTCCTCGACGACCCGGACATCGAGTCGTTCCTCCGCGAGAAACTGGACTGTACCGTCATCACGGTACGGGCGAGCTGA
- a CDS encoding alpha/beta hydrolase, with amino-acid sequence MAAEGPHADQPIETAGAPLAVADAAVVMLHGRGDSPRNFLRLTDEFHHRGVLAIAPEAAGRAWYPGPLEEPRENKEPWLSSALALVNRAVDVAADAGIPPERVVFVGFSQGGSIAAEYVASQPRRYGGLAVLAGSLFGPDAGGDHGGDLDGTPVFLGCGADDPHVDADRIRGSAATFRRLGADVTDRVYDGLGHSINDDEIAAIDRLVGGVAGISGVAGDDTRDES; translated from the coding sequence ATGGCCGCGGAGGGACCTCATGCCGACCAGCCCATCGAGACGGCGGGCGCGCCGCTGGCCGTCGCCGACGCGGCCGTCGTCATGCTCCACGGCCGCGGCGACAGTCCACGGAACTTCCTCCGGCTGACCGACGAGTTCCACCACCGCGGCGTGCTCGCTATCGCCCCGGAAGCGGCCGGTCGCGCGTGGTATCCGGGGCCGCTTGAGGAACCCCGAGAGAACAAGGAGCCGTGGCTCTCCTCGGCACTCGCGCTCGTCAACCGCGCGGTTGACGTGGCCGCGGACGCAGGTATCCCACCCGAGCGGGTCGTCTTTGTCGGCTTCTCACAGGGTGGGTCGATAGCGGCGGAGTACGTCGCCAGTCAGCCACGGCGATACGGCGGCCTCGCAGTCCTCGCGGGGAGCCTGTTCGGTCCCGACGCGGGCGGCGACCACGGCGGCGACCTCGACGGCACGCCCGTCTTCCTCGGCTGTGGCGCGGACGACCCGCACGTCGACGCCGACCGAATCCGAGGGTCGGCAGCGACGTTCCGGCGACTCGGTGCCGACGTGACCGACCGCGTCTACGACGGACTCGGCCACAGCATCAACGACGACGAGATTGCGGCGATAGACCGGTTGGTCGGTGGCGTTGCTGGCATCTCTGGCGTCGCTGGCGACGACACTCGCGACGAGTCCTGA
- a CDS encoding twin-arginine translocation signal domain-containing protein — translation MALHSRRDVLGLGSVAAATALAGCTDWQFARRPDLTLDLINRYPNPVEFHVELLRADGNERSEARVLNEWYELPGRDEESGRVSDENAVPSRPYLVRVAARDTSGRHIDQAHYHFLPDCTGGDHPPERLLIALSANENVEGAAYFVEFTQSYCSTDAVIL, via the coding sequence ATGGCCCTCCACTCACGACGCGACGTTCTCGGACTCGGGAGCGTAGCGGCGGCGACGGCACTCGCGGGCTGTACCGACTGGCAGTTCGCGCGACGGCCCGACCTGACCCTTGACCTAATCAACCGCTACCCGAACCCGGTTGAGTTCCATGTCGAACTACTCAGGGCGGATGGGAACGAGCGAAGCGAGGCGAGAGTCCTGAACGAGTGGTACGAGCTGCCGGGACGCGACGAGGAGTCCGGGAGAGTCAGCGACGAGAACGCCGTCCCCAGCCGGCCGTATCTGGTTCGCGTCGCAGCCAGAGACACTAGTGGCCGCCACATCGACCAGGCACACTACCACTTCCTCCCCGACTGTACGGGCGGCGACCACCCACCGGAACGGCTGCTCATCGCGCTCTCAGCAAACGAGAACGTCGAAGGAGCGGCGTACTTCGTTGAGTTCACGCAGTCCTACTGTTCGACCGACGCTGTCATCCTCTGA
- a CDS encoding VOC family protein yields the protein MSDNPVTADLPDSPFHTTGTDHMTIWGSNEEDTVAFYRDLLGMPLVLRQPNLDDPSQTHLFFDTGDGRIVTFFVSDDRPSNRRGQRGQVGSVHHLCFSVDPERFGEMVEAIEEDGRGYNIFDRGIFFSLYTQDNNGLVIELSTDKYDIPDERRGEVLAKTQEIREEAGADYAKDEHMKAALDELGMDSTAHDLPDAASGVGGLS from the coding sequence ATGAGCGACAACCCAGTCACCGCCGACCTGCCCGACAGCCCCTTCCACACCACCGGCACCGACCACATGACCATCTGGGGAAGCAACGAGGAGGACACGGTCGCCTTCTACCGCGACCTGCTCGGGATGCCGCTCGTGCTCCGCCAGCCGAACCTCGACGACCCCTCCCAGACGCATCTGTTCTTCGACACCGGCGACGGCCGCATCGTGACGTTCTTCGTCAGCGACGACCGCCCCTCGAACCGCCGCGGCCAGCGCGGTCAGGTCGGCTCGGTCCACCATCTCTGTTTCAGCGTCGACCCCGAGCGCTTCGGCGAGATGGTCGAGGCCATCGAGGAGGACGGCCGCGGCTACAACATCTTCGACCGCGGTATCTTCTTCTCGCTGTACACGCAGGACAACAACGGTCTCGTCATCGAGCTGTCGACGGACAAGTACGACATCCCCGACGAGCGCCGTGGTGAAGTCCTCGCCAAGACCCAGGAGATTCGCGAGGAGGCCGGTGCGGACTACGCGAAGGACGAGCACATGAAGGCCGCACTCGACGAACTCGGCATGGATTCGACGGCCCACGACCTGCCCGACGCGGCCTCGGGTGTCGGCGGCCTGTCGTAA
- a CDS encoding DUF5816 domain-containing protein, with protein sequence MTLEASTTPDGEQVYVSRSEGLRGSEGPFFVVYVSDDADNRWGFYCSNCDTFDNAMDTMGRIACNQCGNIRKPDEWDAAHE encoded by the coding sequence GTGACACTCGAAGCATCTACGACGCCCGACGGCGAGCAGGTCTACGTCAGCCGAAGCGAGGGACTCCGCGGCTCGGAAGGGCCGTTCTTCGTCGTCTACGTCTCCGACGACGCCGACAACCGCTGGGGGTTCTACTGTAGCAACTGCGACACGTTCGACAACGCGATGGACACGATGGGCCGCATCGCCTGCAACCAGTGTGGCAACATCCGCAAACCCGACGAGTGGGACGCCGCCCACGAGTAG
- a CDS encoding DUF7116 family protein, with the protein MAPVTMPPVEQAREIFTRLGYVVSGEGTELTAERKWRTVHVTAMTGTDAETECIRTDGGDGEPRLRCFVTWDGYAGELRERLLDVKPPYDWAVIEVDNHGGYEVLDNATVPA; encoded by the coding sequence ATGGCCCCTGTTACCATGCCACCAGTCGAGCAAGCGCGGGAGATATTCACCCGTCTCGGCTACGTCGTCTCCGGCGAGGGGACGGAACTCACGGCGGAGCGCAAGTGGCGCACCGTCCACGTAACCGCGATGACCGGAACGGATGCGGAGACCGAATGTATCCGCACAGACGGCGGCGACGGCGAGCCGCGATTGCGCTGTTTCGTCACGTGGGACGGCTATGCAGGGGAGCTTCGTGAGCGACTACTCGACGTCAAGCCGCCGTACGACTGGGCGGTCATCGAGGTCGACAACCACGGCGGCTACGAGGTCCTCGACAACGCGACCGTCCCGGCCTGA
- a CDS encoding dodecin produces the protein MVYKKITLIGRSDESFDDAVDDAIDRAQNTLDNVHWIEVKELGVEIATVDTREYQAEVEVAFQLEEPQG, from the coding sequence ATGGTATACAAGAAGATCACCCTCATCGGCCGCAGTGACGAGAGTTTCGACGACGCCGTCGACGACGCGATCGACCGCGCACAGAACACCCTCGACAACGTCCACTGGATCGAGGTGAAAGAGCTGGGTGTCGAAATCGCCACGGTCGACACACGAGAGTATCAGGCGGAGGTCGAGGTGGCCTTCCAGCTCGAAGAGCCACAGGGCTAA
- a CDS encoding mechanosensitive ion channel domain-containing protein, whose product MAVLQLDIVTQALAEFAANFRAALPAIISGLVFLFVAAIAVKGILFALKVALSRTLPGEAPAYRQFITTIVAVFLWFGVGLSFLSIVGLESIAASLGTAAGFIALGISYATSGMIADAVAGVYLLKDPDFNPGDQVQAGDTTGVVETIELRKTRLAVDGDTVVRGNAEIEKKWRKMGPPAENVENAENAGNAETDASVTS is encoded by the coding sequence ATGGCCGTACTCCAACTCGACATCGTCACACAGGCACTCGCCGAGTTCGCCGCCAACTTCCGAGCCGCGCTCCCCGCAATCATCTCGGGACTCGTCTTCCTGTTCGTGGCCGCCATCGCGGTCAAGGGTATCCTGTTTGCGCTCAAAGTCGCCCTCTCGCGGACGCTCCCCGGGGAGGCCCCAGCCTACCGACAGTTCATCACGACCATCGTCGCCGTCTTCCTCTGGTTCGGCGTCGGCCTGTCGTTTCTCTCCATCGTCGGTCTGGAGAGCATCGCCGCCTCCCTCGGGACCGCCGCGGGCTTCATCGCACTCGGCATCTCCTACGCCACGTCGGGCATGATCGCCGACGCCGTCGCGGGCGTCTATCTGCTCAAGGACCCCGACTTCAACCCCGGCGACCAGGTGCAGGCGGGCGACACCACGGGCGTCGTCGAGACCATCGAACTCCGCAAGACCCGACTCGCAGTCGACGGCGACACGGTCGTCCGTGGCAACGCCGAGATCGAGAAGAAGTGGCGGAAGATGGGACCACCGGCAGAGAACGTCGAAAACGCCGAAAACGCCGGAAACGCCGAGACCGACGCGAGTGTGACTAGCTAG
- a CDS encoding HesB/IscA family protein, translating into MSTETAEGSARAPITVTPAAADEALSLLNSEGMDTDVAGLRLFVQQGGCAGLSYGMRFDNEPEDDDTVTDFHGLRVFVDPASMKYIGGSTLDYESGLQAKGFHVENPNVESECGCGESFRT; encoded by the coding sequence ATGAGCACGGAAACCGCCGAGGGGAGCGCGCGCGCGCCCATCACGGTCACACCAGCGGCGGCCGACGAGGCCCTCTCGCTTCTGAACAGCGAGGGGATGGACACGGACGTCGCCGGGCTGCGGCTGTTCGTCCAGCAGGGCGGCTGTGCGGGTCTCTCCTACGGGATGCGCTTCGACAACGAACCGGAAGACGACGATACGGTCACCGACTTCCACGGTCTCCGGGTCTTCGTCGACCCCGCGAGCATGAAGTACATCGGCGGCTCGACGCTCGACTACGAGAGCGGCCTGCAGGCCAAGGGCTTCCACGTCGAGAACCCCAACGTCGAGAGCGAGTGCGGCTGCGGCGAGTCGTTCCGGACGTAG
- a CDS encoding VOC family protein — protein sequence MLTDVSGVHHVSAIASDPQRVVDFYTDVLGLRFVRRTVNFEDQFNYHLYFGDADGSPGSVLTFFAYPREVEGRLGSPGIHTTQLAIPEHAVEYWVERLRSHDVEVGELTTRFGSEAQGASREASDDQPRAETVVPFTDPDGMQVELVTGPSQDLPYEAGPVPVDRAIRGVRGVSLQSRSPYVTASLLDTFGFDLVGENDERVRYRLPGGRRSTVDILTGDASFGREGAGSIHHVAFGVEDEDTLHEWRELLEERDFDVSRVKDRQFMHSLYVREPGGVLFELATEREGVAVDAPVPGESLVLPPWLEQDRGMIEGQLPPLSAPGESE from the coding sequence ATGCTGACCGACGTCTCCGGCGTCCACCACGTCTCCGCCATCGCCAGCGACCCCCAGCGAGTCGTCGACTTCTACACCGACGTCTTGGGGCTTCGGTTCGTCCGGCGCACCGTCAACTTCGAGGACCAGTTCAACTACCATCTCTACTTCGGCGACGCCGACGGCTCGCCGGGGTCCGTGCTGACGTTCTTCGCGTATCCACGGGAGGTCGAAGGCCGCCTCGGCAGCCCCGGTATCCACACGACGCAGCTGGCGATTCCCGAGCACGCCGTCGAATACTGGGTCGAACGGCTGCGGAGCCACGACGTCGAGGTGGGCGAGCTGACCACGAGGTTCGGCAGTGAGGCGCAAGGTGCTTCGAGAGAAGCGAGCGACGACCAGCCGCGAGCAGAGACCGTCGTCCCCTTCACGGACCCCGACGGGATGCAGGTGGAACTGGTGACTGGGCCGTCCCAAGACCTACCCTACGAGGCCGGTCCGGTCCCGGTCGACCGCGCGATTCGGGGCGTCCGTGGCGTCTCGCTCCAGTCGCGGAGTCCCTACGTCACCGCGAGCCTGCTCGACACCTTCGGCTTCGACCTCGTCGGCGAGAACGACGAGCGCGTCCGCTACCGACTCCCCGGCGGCCGCCGCTCGACCGTCGACATCCTGACGGGCGACGCCTCCTTCGGCCGGGAGGGTGCGGGGTCGATTCACCACGTGGCCTTCGGCGTCGAGGACGAGGACACGCTTCACGAGTGGCGCGAGCTGCTGGAGGAGCGCGACTTCGACGTCTCGCGCGTCAAGGACCGCCAGTTCATGCACTCGCTGTACGTTCGGGAACCCGGCGGCGTCCTGTTCGAGCTGGCGACGGAGCGCGAGGGCGTCGCCGTCGACGCGCCGGTACCGGGCGAGTCGCTCGTCCTGCCGCCGTGGCTGGAGCAGGACAGAGGGATGATCGAGGGACAGCTGCCGCCGCTCTCCGCGCCGGGTGAGAGCGAATAA
- a CDS encoding luciferase domain-containing protein: MTTAIETTVAAWPGVAVDDHRFGGREFTLAGREFGHLHGSRQADIPFPKRVRDVVVAAGLTSKHHLYPDSGWVTKYLERGDDETAVDLLRLNYLYQVAALQRRETVDEAIVAIDVAAELDAMALPDGLRELFPLDSSTGSGSGAAAEG; the protein is encoded by the coding sequence GTGACCACAGCTATCGAAACGACGGTCGCCGCCTGGCCCGGCGTCGCCGTCGACGACCACCGGTTCGGCGGCCGCGAGTTCACCCTCGCGGGCCGCGAGTTCGGCCATCTCCACGGCAGCCGGCAGGCCGACATCCCCTTCCCGAAGCGCGTCCGCGACGTCGTCGTCGCCGCGGGCCTCACCTCGAAACACCATCTCTACCCCGACTCGGGCTGGGTGACGAAGTATCTCGAGCGCGGCGACGACGAGACCGCCGTCGACCTCCTGCGGCTCAACTATCTCTATCAGGTCGCCGCACTCCAACGGCGCGAGACGGTCGACGAGGCCATCGTCGCTATCGACGTCGCCGCGGAACTCGACGCGATGGCCCTGCCCGACGGACTCCGTGAGCTGTTTCCGCTCGACTCGTCTACGGGGTCAGGGTCGGGCGCGGCCGCGGAAGGGTAG
- a CDS encoding bifunctional metallophosphatase/5'-nucleotidase has product MPRFLHYSDIENVYDDPERAGRLAGTITELDGDDALVVGTGDNTSPGVVAMVAKGHQALDFFRAVDADLATFGNHDFDYGPDETRTLLADAPQTWVSANVFDEDGEPFGAAEGVVPWTVEQVDGARVGFFGVTDPATDSLNPSAAELTLSDPYEAAESAVADLRAEGVDYVVALSHLGGGDDELAERVDVDVILGGHVHSERAEYVNDTLLTRPGVNGEVVLEVTLDADGARVERHDATQGPETPELADALRARVAAAGLDEVVATVDEPIPRDADVVHGGECRVGNFVADAYRWAADSDVALQNSGGLRAGPPLAGDVTIADLVSVVPFEEPVAVAEVTGAELLDAFRQMSSAVVDFGEDGWWHGHVSGARIVWDDDAAELLEATVGGEPVDPERLYTVAMAEYLLHSDHEFPAIEERHRAGEFGIQHDVLADYAREFGIDSAVEGRIERRSSAAGSATTATSASQTE; this is encoded by the coding sequence ATGCCGCGGTTTCTCCACTATTCGGACATCGAGAACGTCTACGACGACCCCGAGCGTGCGGGCCGCCTCGCCGGGACCATCACTGAGCTGGACGGCGACGACGCGCTCGTCGTCGGCACCGGCGACAACACCTCGCCGGGCGTCGTCGCGATGGTCGCGAAGGGCCACCAGGCACTGGACTTCTTCCGCGCCGTCGACGCCGACCTCGCGACCTTCGGCAACCACGACTTCGACTACGGTCCCGACGAGACCCGGACGCTCCTCGCCGACGCCCCCCAGACCTGGGTGAGCGCGAACGTCTTCGACGAGGACGGCGAACCCTTCGGCGCGGCCGAGGGCGTCGTCCCGTGGACCGTCGAACAGGTCGACGGCGCACGCGTCGGCTTCTTCGGCGTCACCGACCCCGCGACCGACTCGCTGAACCCGAGTGCGGCCGAGTTGACCCTCTCGGACCCCTACGAGGCCGCCGAGTCGGCCGTCGCCGACCTCCGTGCCGAAGGCGTCGACTACGTCGTCGCGCTCTCCCATCTCGGCGGGGGCGACGACGAACTGGCCGAGCGGGTCGACGTCGACGTTATCCTCGGCGGCCACGTCCACAGCGAGCGCGCGGAGTACGTTAACGACACGCTCCTGACTCGCCCCGGCGTCAACGGCGAGGTCGTCCTCGAAGTCACGCTGGACGCCGACGGCGCGCGCGTCGAACGCCACGATGCGACGCAGGGACCGGAGACGCCCGAGTTGGCCGACGCCCTCCGTGCCCGCGTCGCGGCGGCCGGGCTGGACGAGGTGGTCGCGACGGTCGACGAGCCGATTCCGCGCGACGCCGACGTGGTCCACGGCGGCGAGTGTCGCGTCGGCAACTTCGTCGCCGACGCCTACCGGTGGGCGGCCGACTCGGACGTCGCGCTCCAGAACAGCGGCGGCCTGCGTGCGGGTCCGCCGCTCGCGGGCGACGTGACCATCGCCGACCTCGTGAGCGTCGTCCCCTTCGAGGAACCCGTCGCCGTCGCCGAGGTGACGGGCGCGGAGTTGCTCGACGCCTTCCGACAGATGTCCTCGGCCGTCGTCGACTTCGGCGAGGACGGCTGGTGGCACGGCCACGTCAGTGGCGCGCGGATCGTTTGGGACGACGACGCCGCGGAACTTCTCGAGGCGACCGTCGGGGGCGAACCCGTCGACCCCGAGCGACTGTACACGGTGGCGATGGCGGAGTATCTGCTCCACTCGGACCACGAGTTCCCGGCCATCGAGGAACGTCACCGCGCGGGCGAGTTCGGGATTCAACACGACGTGCTCGCGGACTACGCCCGTGAGTTCGGCATCGACTCGGCCGTCGAGGGCCGTATCGAGCGACGGTCGTCGGCCGCGGGGTCGGCGACGACGGCGACGTCGGCGAGTCAGACGGAGTGA
- the hisD gene encoding histidinol dehydrogenase: MNVRDIADLGPDERAALFERDAGIEAVRGDVRDIVDRVETEGDVAVREFCREFDGVEVGNLDITDAAERAYDEIDEGVREAIETAAENIREFHERQVPDDWREDFDGRELGRRYRPLDRVGVYAPGGTAAYPSSVLMGVVPAKVAGVDHVAVATPPADEINPVTLAAIHVADADVVYSIGGAQAISALAYGTETVKAVQKVVGPGNKWVTAAKAEVRGDVEIDFLAGPSEVMVVADDTADPAFVAADLVAQAEHDPNASVVAVTDDEATAEAIADEVDKQAAERERADIIADALDNDASGVFLARSMSEAVLFAEEYAAEHLTIQARDDEELLDRISNAGSVFLGPYTPVAAGDYASGTNHVLPTNGGARLYGGLSVDSFLRSTTVQRLDREGLDGLAETVTTLAEAEGLEAHAASVRKRFDGEATDGTTEAGDDADE; the protein is encoded by the coding sequence ATGAACGTACGCGACATCGCCGACCTCGGGCCGGACGAGCGCGCCGCCCTCTTCGAGCGCGACGCCGGCATCGAGGCGGTCCGGGGTGACGTCCGCGACATCGTCGACCGCGTCGAGACGGAGGGCGACGTGGCCGTCCGGGAGTTCTGCCGCGAGTTCGACGGCGTCGAGGTCGGCAACCTCGACATCACCGACGCGGCCGAACGCGCCTACGACGAGATCGACGAGGGGGTTCGCGAAGCCATCGAGACCGCGGCCGAGAACATCCGCGAGTTCCACGAGCGACAGGTCCCCGACGACTGGCGCGAGGACTTCGACGGCCGCGAGCTGGGCCGTCGCTACCGGCCGCTGGACCGCGTCGGCGTCTACGCCCCCGGCGGGACCGCCGCCTACCCCTCCAGCGTCCTGATGGGCGTCGTCCCGGCGAAGGTGGCTGGCGTCGACCACGTCGCCGTCGCGACACCGCCGGCCGACGAGATCAACCCCGTGACGCTCGCGGCCATCCACGTCGCCGACGCGGACGTCGTCTACAGCATCGGCGGCGCGCAGGCCATCTCGGCGCTCGCCTACGGCACGGAGACGGTCAAGGCCGTCCAGAAGGTCGTCGGGCCGGGCAACAAGTGGGTCACGGCCGCGAAGGCCGAAGTCCGCGGCGACGTCGAGATCGACTTCCTCGCCGGCCCGAGCGAGGTCATGGTCGTCGCCGACGACACCGCCGACCCCGCCTTCGTCGCTGCGGACCTCGTCGCACAGGCCGAACACGACCCGAACGCTTCGGTCGTCGCCGTCACTGACGACGAGGCAACGGCGGAGGCCATCGCCGACGAGGTCGACAAGCAGGCCGCCGAGCGTGAACGCGCCGACATCATCGCCGACGCGCTCGACAACGACGCCAGCGGCGTCTTCCTCGCCCGCTCGATGTCCGAGGCCGTCCTCTTCGCCGAGGAGTACGCCGCCGAACATCTGACGATTCAGGCGCGCGACGACGAGGAGCTGCTCGACCGCATCTCCAACGCGGGTAGCGTCTTTCTCGGACCATATACTCCTGTCGCGGCGGGCGACTACGCCTCCGGCACGAACCACGTGTTGCCGACGAACGGCGGCGCGCGGCTCTACGGCGGGCTCTCCGTGGACAGCTTCCTCCGGTCGACGACGGTCCAGCGACTCGACCGCGAGGGACTCGACGGTCTCGCCGAGACGGTCACGACGCTCGCCGAGGCCGAGGGGCTGGAGGCCCACGCCGCGAGCGTCCGCAAGCGGTTCGACGGCGAGGCGACCGACGGGACGACCGAAGCAGGCGACGACGCCGACGAGTGA
- a CDS encoding metal-dependent hydrolase, whose product MFIGHALLAFALVASVAAFRGWPRERALTVGIVAGLFAAAPDVDIAYALVGVATASVTDALALAGVFWQTGNLVHRAVTHSLVVAVVVSVAVGLVTSWRRAEGGAGARPAGAAGLVVATALVAVAGAVSGVLGASVMGLFVLVSLAVAVAAADRTDLDAKTVASAALVGVASHPFGDLFTGEPPAMLYPFEVTLVAERVTLHEAATLHLLSAFGLELATVWAAALVALWLTGRSLRTVVDPRAALGVGYAASLLVIPAPTLDLSYPFVFTVLAVGAIGATPRMNRRGRTGADGASAVLTGSPVVGRFAAFELPDRYSAALTGLAAVTLAWLAYSVLYLVA is encoded by the coding sequence GTGTTTATCGGTCACGCTCTCCTCGCGTTCGCGCTCGTCGCGAGCGTCGCCGCGTTTCGCGGGTGGCCGCGCGAGCGCGCGCTCACGGTCGGTATCGTCGCCGGGCTGTTCGCCGCCGCGCCCGACGTCGACATCGCCTACGCGCTCGTCGGCGTCGCCACCGCGAGCGTGACCGACGCGCTGGCGTTGGCGGGCGTCTTCTGGCAGACTGGCAACCTCGTCCACCGGGCGGTCACCCACTCGCTCGTCGTCGCCGTCGTCGTCAGCGTCGCCGTCGGACTCGTCACCAGCTGGCGACGGGCTGAAGGTGGGGCTGGCGCACGGCCCGCAGGGGCCGCCGGTCTCGTCGTCGCGACCGCACTCGTCGCCGTCGCGGGCGCGGTCAGTGGCGTGCTGGGCGCGAGCGTCATGGGACTGTTCGTTCTCGTCTCGCTCGCGGTCGCCGTCGCGGCGGCCGACCGGACCGACCTCGACGCGAAGACGGTTGCGAGCGCGGCACTCGTCGGCGTCGCCTCCCACCCCTTCGGCGACCTCTTCACCGGCGAGCCGCCAGCGATGCTCTACCCGTTCGAGGTGACGCTCGTCGCCGAGCGCGTCACGCTCCACGAGGCCGCGACGCTCCATCTCCTCTCGGCGTTCGGTCTCGAACTCGCGACGGTCTGGGCGGCCGCGCTCGTCGCACTGTGGCTCACCGGCCGGTCGCTTCGGACCGTCGTCGACCCGCGGGCGGCACTCGGCGTCGGCTACGCCGCCAGCCTGCTCGTCATCCCGGCACCGACGCTCGACCTCTCGTATCCCTTCGTCTTCACCGTGCTCGCGGTCGGGGCAATCGGCGCGACGCCGCGGATGAACCGGCGCGGGCGGACCGGAGCCGACGGAGCGTCCGCCGTCCTGACCGGGTCCCCGGTAGTCGGCCGGTTCGCGGCGTTCGAGCTGCCCGACCGCTACTCGGCCGCCCTGACCGGACTGGCCGCGGTCACGCTCGCGTGGCTCGCGTACTCCGTCCTCTATCTCGTCGCCTGA
- a CDS encoding class I SAM-dependent DNA methyltransferase, with amino-acid sequence MNRSQSTPTFADACESVLSEPESEHSLYTTLAPLYDRLMADLEEHYDNKFRALAPHVPETAETVLEVGCGVGGLLPLLEARFPHVVGLDRRPELLAFAERRARHAALVEGDVTDCDLDERFDVVVAVEYVTAHLLTDDDLAAAFETVYDRLQPEGVFVFDAVVDPVAVEEPGVDVFTGGGYRLERAVDVVPAPDLPGVRVDTDYRVTDVAGDRQATASERLPVRTFTLVELRDALAAAGFGDVVVEHDAADEGAVLVVARR; translated from the coding sequence GTGAACCGCAGCCAGTCGACGCCGACGTTCGCCGACGCCTGTGAGTCGGTCCTCTCGGAGCCGGAGAGCGAGCACTCGCTGTATACGACGCTCGCGCCGCTGTACGACCGGCTGATGGCCGACCTCGAAGAGCACTACGACAACAAGTTCCGCGCGCTCGCGCCGCACGTCCCCGAGACGGCCGAGACGGTCCTGGAGGTGGGCTGCGGCGTCGGCGGTCTCCTCCCCCTGCTCGAAGCCCGCTTCCCGCACGTCGTCGGCCTCGACCGTCGGCCCGAACTCCTGGCGTTCGCCGAGCGACGCGCCCGCCACGCCGCCCTCGTCGAGGGCGACGTGACCGACTGCGACCTCGACGAGCGTTTCGACGTCGTCGTCGCCGTCGAGTACGTCACCGCCCACCTGCTGACCGACGACGACCTCGCGGCCGCCTTCGAGACGGTCTACGACCGGCTGCAGCCGGAGGGCGTGTTCGTCTTCGACGCGGTCGTCGACCCCGTCGCGGTCGAGGAGCCGGGCGTCGACGTGTTCACGGGCGGTGGCTACCGGCTCGAACGCGCCGTCGACGTCGTCCCCGCGCCCGACCTCCCCGGCGTTCGCGTCGACACCGACTACCGCGTCACCGACGTCGCGGGCGACCGACAGGCGACCGCGAGCGAGCGACTGCCGGTTCGGACGTTCACCCTCGTCGAACTCCGTGACGCGCTCGCGGCGGCTGGCTTCGGCGACGTCGTCGTCGAACACGACGCGGCCGACGAGGGCGCGGTGCTCGTCGTCGCACGGCGGTGA